TATGGCCGCTGCACCGCAAATCAATCTCGCCTGAGCCAGCGCAGGAGGCAGAGGCGGATGCGTGGACGCAGCACATTACTACGTTTGCACAGCACTGTACATAACTAGGCAGCTACATGAGATTATGTTCGATCCCCTGGCTAAGTAACGATACGGAGCGCAAAGTATCACCTTCCGGCACAACCACGAAGCGCAGTACCTCGAACGGATCCAGTTTGCTTCTCCGAATCGAGGTGAAGTATACAGTCGCGACTCCTTTTGGGCCCTGCACCTGGAAACTCATGTCTACTTTGCCTTTTAGCGGATTCACCTAGCGTAAGACACCGTTGAAACGTACAATTCCTTCGATCCATGGGTCCCCGAAACTTGCGCGTTTTAGGTTCACGggctcgccaagcagcgcgtgcactTCCGGTGCATCCTTTACTCGGTGCGAgaccatgcgcagcaccgagGAGCCAACGCGCTCTTTATTGTTCAAGTATGCCGAGAATATGTACCAAAATGCGGCCATCGACAGGCCTGCAAGAATAAAGTACGGCTTGTAGTTCTTTCGTGAGAAAACGGCGCGATCAACGTACGGGAAGCTGAGGTATGGGAAACTTGACCTTTGTGACGTGCGGATCCCACCGGCCTGGCTGAGCAGAATAGGCACGCTGCGGAACACGCAATGGAGCACGCGCAGTTCCCATGGTGggtgtgcgcatcgcgcgcgggaAAAGCGAGTGCCAATTCCTGCTGGCCATCGTGTTGGACATACGGCCTGAGCGCAGCAACGCGGACATCGTGCCACGTGGTAAGAGACGAAGGCGCACTTGTGCTTACGGCAAATAGCACCAAGCCTAGGATACCTATAAAGGGGCGCCAGAGGCGATGACTTTCTATATACAAGTCATTGTGTCCGAATTACAAAAGCGAAAGCAACATAGTTACCGGGAGAGACAAGTAAACGCTTAAATGAAAATGGCGCCGGCAGCGACAgccacggcggcggcgagcgtcGCCATGGTCGGCACAAGAGAAACAGCACCATTGCTGCCACTATCCGTGTTGTTCTCGTCATTTCCTT
This is a stretch of genomic DNA from Malassezia vespertilionis chromosome 1, complete sequence. It encodes these proteins:
- the COA1 gene encoding cytochrome oxidase assembly protein 1 (TransMembrane:1 (o47-66i); COG:S; EggNog:ENOG503P37B), with amino-acid sequence MRTPTMGTARAPLRVPQRAYSAQPGRWDPHVTKVKFPIPQLPNYKPYFILAGLSMAAFWYIFSAYLNNKERVGSSVLRMVSHRVKDAPEVHALLGEPVNLKRASFGDPWIEGIVRFNGVLR